The genomic window CCCGGCGGCGGGCGTACCTCGGCCCGCGACCGTCAGGCCGCGCGCACCAGGTCGAACGGCTCCCACCGGTACACATCACTGACCGCGCCGTGGAACAGCGCCAGGTCCACCGCGTCCAGCATCGCCTGGCGCGGACCCGAACGCTGCAACTGCGCCGCGGAGACGGCCAAGCGCAGCACGCCGCCGCGCCGCGCGGTCCGCGCCGCGCCCATCACCAAGGCGCGGCACCACCACGGCTCGGCGCGGAAACCCTCGCCGATGCCGTAGACGCGCGACTTCTGCGCCGCGTTGCGTTCCAGATCGAGGATCGAGGTGAGCCCGAGCGCCAGCCGGAAACCCGTCTCGGGCAGTGCGGCGATGGCGCCCGCCGAAGCGTCCCAGCGCGGCGCGGCGAACAGCCGGGTGCGCAGTTCGACCTGCTCCAGCACCCGGTCGGCCGCGGTGAGCCGCAGCTTGGCCTCGTGCTTGGGCAGCGTCGCGAACTCGGCCCTGCGCCGCTTGGTCGCCGCCTGGTCGTAGCC from Nocardia bhagyanarayanae includes these protein-coding regions:
- a CDS encoding DUF2334 domain-containing protein, with the protein product MNAELIVSVSGIRDTTRDAAIEFAAEMDRRDVRLSLLVAPRLKGKYRLVDDLATQAWLRGRRARGDAIVLHGYDQAATKRRRAEFATLPKHEAKLRLTAADRVLEQVELRTRLFAAPRWDASAGAIAALPETGFRLALGLTSILDLERNAAQKSRVYGIGEGFRAEPWWCRALVMGAARTARRGGVLRLAVSAAQLQRSGPRQAMLDAVDLALFHGAVSDVYRWEPFDLVRAA